A region of Deltaproteobacteria bacterium DNA encodes the following proteins:
- the rph gene encoding ribonuclease PH: MRANGRGWNEIREVKITREYLKYPEGAVLIEMGNTKVICTATIENKVPAFLKGSGKGWLTAEYSMIPMSTQNRTPRESARGRIGGRTHEIQRLIGRSLRAVTALDTFGEKTIYIDCDVIQADGGTRTASITGGFVALVDLFRKLRQQGIVSGIPVEDYVSAVSVGVVGSQICLDLEYEEDSRAAVDMNFVMTGKGLFIEIQGTAEEVPFSRDEFNKMTDIAVQGIAEITKKQVEVLGKLT, translated from the coding sequence ATGAGGGCTAACGGGCGCGGGTGGAATGAAATCAGAGAAGTGAAGATTACAAGGGAATATTTGAAATATCCTGAAGGGGCTGTCCTGATTGAAATGGGGAACACTAAAGTCATCTGTACAGCTACAATTGAGAATAAAGTGCCTGCGTTCTTAAAAGGGTCCGGCAAGGGCTGGCTGACAGCCGAGTACTCAATGATTCCCATGTCGACTCAAAACCGTACGCCCCGTGAATCAGCAAGAGGCAGAATAGGTGGGAGAACACATGAAATTCAGAGACTGATCGGCAGATCACTGCGCGCTGTTACTGCTTTGGACACATTTGGCGAAAAAACAATTTATATAGATTGTGATGTGATTCAGGCAGATGGCGGAACAAGAACTGCCTCAATTACAGGTGGTTTTGTTGCTTTAGTCGATCTTTTTCGAAAATTAAGACAGCAGGGAATAGTGAGCGGAATTCCAGTTGAAGATTATGTATCCGCTGTCAGTGTTGGAGTTGTAGGTAGCCAGATATGTCTCGATCTGGAATATGAGGAAGACTCAAGGGCTGCAGTAGATATGAATTTCGTAATGACAGGGAAGGGACTTTTCATAGAAATTCAGGGTACTGCGGAAGAAGTCCCCTTCAGCCGTGATGAATTTAATAAAATGACTGATATTGCTGTCCAAGGTATCGCGGAGATTACAAAAAAGCAGGTGGAGGTATTGGGAAAATTAACCTGA
- the ispG gene encoding flavodoxin-dependent (E)-4-hydroxy-3-methylbut-2-enyl-diphosphate synthase codes for MEACIERKKTKPVFLGDLQVGGNAPVAVQSMTCTDTRDVRATVEQIKKLEEAGCEIIRVAVPDREAAAALSDIKKQITIPLIADIHFNYRLALDAMRNGVEGIRINPGNIGKEKIVKIIEFAKASGTVIRIGINAGSLEKDLLKKYGGPTAPALVESALKSHAFLRDSGCEAIKLSVKSSDVTTMVEAYRELSKKTNCPLHLGVTEAGSIVNAAVKSSIGMGILLYEGIGDTIRVSVTGNPVSEIGVAYGILRAMGIRKVGPDIISCPTCGRCEIDLFKLTQEVEEKLTGIKAYIKIALMGCVVNGPGEAAEADVGIAGGKGYGLLFKKGRVIKKIKETELMAALMNEIHSMVAEIKEG; via the coding sequence TTGGAAGCCTGTATAGAAAGAAAAAAAACGAAACCTGTTTTTCTTGGTGATCTCCAGGTCGGCGGGAATGCTCCTGTTGCGGTTCAGTCTATGACCTGCACCGATACCAGGGATGTGAGGGCAACAGTTGAGCAGATAAAAAAGCTTGAGGAAGCAGGCTGTGAGATCATCCGGGTTGCTGTTCCCGATAGAGAAGCAGCTGCTGCGCTTTCTGACATCAAGAAGCAGATCACCATTCCCCTCATTGCTGATATCCATTTTAATTATCGCCTTGCTCTTGACGCAATGCGAAATGGCGTGGAAGGAATCAGAATCAATCCAGGCAATATCGGTAAAGAAAAAATAGTAAAGATTATTGAGTTTGCGAAAGCGAGTGGAACTGTTATTCGCATAGGTATCAATGCAGGTTCTCTTGAAAAAGATTTATTGAAAAAATATGGAGGACCGACCGCCCCTGCTTTGGTCGAGAGTGCTTTAAAAAGTCATGCTTTTCTCAGAGACTCAGGTTGTGAAGCGATAAAATTATCTGTTAAATCGTCGGATGTAACCACGATGGTAGAGGCTTATCGGGAATTATCAAAGAAGACAAATTGTCCCCTTCATCTTGGTGTCACAGAGGCAGGGAGTATCGTTAATGCTGCCGTTAAATCTTCCATTGGGATGGGAATTCTTCTCTATGAAGGAATTGGTGATACAATCCGAGTATCGGTGACGGGGAATCCTGTTTCTGAAATTGGCGTGGCGTATGGGATCCTCAGGGCTATGGGTATCAGAAAAGTAGGACCGGACATCATATCCTGTCCTACATGTGGTCGTTGTGAGATAGACCTTTTCAAGCTTACACAGGAGGTTGAAGAGAAATTAACAGGTATAAAGGCATATATAAAAATTGCCTTGATGGGTTGCGTTGTAAACGGACCCGGAGAAGCCGCTGAGGCGGATGTAGGGATCGCCGGTGGTAAAGGTTATGGGCTGCTTTTTAAAAAAGGTCGTGTTATAAAAAAAATAAAGGAAACAGAATTAATGGCAGCTTTGATGAATGAAATTCATTCGATGGTTGCTGAAATTAAGGAGGGATAA
- a CDS encoding pyridoxal phosphate-dependent aminotransferase: MKLSSRISAIKPSTTLAITAKANALKAEGRDIIGFGAGEPDFDTPIHIKMAAIKAIEEGFTKYTPVDGIVELKDAIIHKLQRDNQLSYGRSQVVVSCGAKHTLYNLIQVLCEEGDEVIIPSPYWVSYLDMVVLSGARPVIIKTNESQGFKMHPQQLEGTINEKTKVIILNSPSNPAGVVYNASELDALAKIILKRGILVISDDIYEKIIYDGLPFSNITSVNEEMKNLTIVVNGVSKAYSMTGWRIGYAAGPEEIIAAVTKLQSQNTSNPTSIAQKAAVEALNGNQDGVAEMVAEFRKRRDVIVEKLNAIPGITCMNPQGAFYVFPDISALFGRSYQGRTISNSSDLTEYLLDEADIAVVPGDDFGHDDHIRLSYATSMKNIEEGLKRLRSAVMNLS; the protein is encoded by the coding sequence ATGAAACTATCATCAAGGATATCTGCGATAAAACCATCAACTACACTGGCAATTACTGCCAAGGCAAATGCATTAAAGGCAGAGGGCAGGGATATAATCGGTTTTGGTGCCGGAGAACCTGATTTTGATACCCCGATCCATATCAAAATGGCAGCCATAAAGGCAATAGAGGAAGGGTTTACGAAATATACACCCGTTGATGGAATTGTTGAATTGAAAGATGCGATCATCCATAAGTTGCAACGGGATAATCAATTAAGTTACGGCAGATCCCAGGTTGTTGTCTCCTGCGGAGCAAAGCATACCCTTTATAACCTTATCCAGGTATTGTGTGAGGAGGGCGATGAGGTTATTATCCCATCTCCCTATTGGGTCTCTTATCTGGACATGGTCGTTCTTTCCGGTGCACGACCAGTAATTATTAAAACCAATGAATCACAGGGTTTTAAAATGCATCCACAGCAGCTTGAAGGTACGATCAATGAAAAAACAAAAGTGATCATCTTAAACAGCCCGTCGAATCCTGCTGGTGTGGTCTATAATGCTTCGGAACTGGATGCCCTGGCTAAAATAATACTCAAAAGAGGTATTCTTGTCATATCCGACGATATCTACGAAAAAATCATCTACGATGGTTTGCCATTTAGTAACATTACATCCGTCAATGAAGAGATGAAGAATTTAACGATCGTTGTCAATGGTGTTTCCAAAGCTTATTCCATGACGGGCTGGAGAATAGGATATGCCGCCGGTCCCGAAGAGATTATTGCTGCCGTGACGAAACTTCAAAGTCAAAATACATCGAATCCAACATCTATTGCTCAAAAAGCAGCCGTAGAGGCTTTGAACGGAAATCAAGATGGTGTGGCTGAAATGGTAGCAGAGTTCAGAAAGAGGAGAGATGTCATCGTGGAAAAACTCAATGCCATACCCGGCATTACCTGTATGAATCCACAGGGAGCTTTTTATGTTTTTCCCGATATTTCTGCGTTATTCGGACGTTCATATCAGGGAAGAACAATATCTAACTCATCTGATCTGACAGAGTATCTCTTGGATGAGGCCGATATCGCCGTCGTTCCAGGGGATGATTTTGGTCATGATGATCATATTCGCCTTTCCTACGCCACATCCATGAAGAATATAGAAGAAGGACTGAAGCGGTTAAGAAGTGCCGTCATGAATCTTTCATGA
- a CDS encoding proline--tRNA ligase: MRYSEIFLPTIREVPSDAEIISHQLMIRTGMIRKLTSGIYTYLPLGYRVIQKVEKIIREEMNRAGAQEISMPTIQPRELWEESGRWNHYGKELLRFRDRHERECCLGPTHEEVVTDLVRNEIKTYRQLPKNLYQIQTKFRDEIRPRFGVMRCREFSMKDAYSFDVNEEGVDISYKKMFDAYSRIFQRCGLKFRAVEADTGSIGGNFSHEFMVIADSGEDALVFCSNCEYAANLEKAEVSIPNRREIRKEDFLPLELVHTPDMKSIEEVSTFLNVTSSDVVKTMIYSADNVPVAVLVRGDEEVNEIKLKNYLGCDAVEKASDDMIYEVTGAPRGFAGAVGIKAKMIADYSLINMANFVMGANKPDYHVKNVNIGRDFSVDAFADLRIVRENDLCPRCGSPLKFARGIEVGHVFKLGTKYSKAMKAIYLDKNGKEQYMVMGCYGIGIGRTVAAAIEQNYDENGIIWPLPIAPYHVIITPVNVNDEPIRRVSEDLYKSLSEKGIEVILDDRDERAGVKFKDADLIGIPLRVTIGHKSLAEGRIEIKIRASGEVNSLTIDRVDEFIVNYINVGV; encoded by the coding sequence ATGCGTTATTCGGAAATATTCTTGCCTACAATAAGAGAAGTGCCTTCAGATGCGGAAATTATCAGCCATCAACTCATGATAAGAACAGGAATGATAAGAAAGTTGACAAGCGGTATCTATACGTACCTTCCTTTAGGCTACCGGGTTATTCAAAAAGTGGAGAAGATAATACGGGAGGAGATGAACAGGGCGGGAGCCCAAGAGATCTCTATGCCGACGATTCAGCCACGTGAACTATGGGAAGAATCTGGTCGGTGGAACCACTATGGTAAAGAACTTCTGAGGTTTAGAGATCGTCATGAGAGGGAGTGCTGTTTGGGGCCGACACACGAGGAGGTTGTCACCGATCTTGTCAGGAATGAAATTAAGACGTATAGACAACTTCCTAAGAATCTCTATCAGATCCAGACGAAATTTCGTGACGAGATCCGACCGAGATTCGGTGTCATGAGATGCAGGGAATTCAGTATGAAGGACGCGTATAGTTTCGACGTAAACGAGGAAGGTGTCGATATAAGCTATAAAAAAATGTTTGACGCCTACAGTAGAATATTCCAGCGGTGTGGTCTGAAGTTCAGGGCAGTAGAGGCTGATACAGGCAGTATTGGAGGGAACTTTTCCCATGAATTCATGGTGATTGCCGATTCAGGTGAGGATGCCCTCGTCTTTTGCAGTAATTGTGAGTACGCAGCAAACCTTGAAAAGGCGGAGGTTTCTATACCCAATCGAAGAGAAATTCGAAAGGAAGATTTCCTTCCCCTTGAATTAGTCCATACACCGGATATGAAGAGCATTGAAGAAGTGTCTACATTTCTCAACGTAACTTCATCTGATGTTGTAAAAACCATGATATATAGCGCTGACAATGTGCCGGTTGCTGTTCTTGTCAGAGGGGATGAAGAAGTCAATGAAATTAAATTAAAAAACTATTTGGGGTGTGATGCCGTCGAGAAGGCGTCTGACGACATGATTTATGAAGTTACAGGAGCCCCTCGTGGATTCGCAGGGGCTGTTGGAATAAAAGCGAAAATGATTGCTGATTATTCTTTAATCAATATGGCCAATTTTGTGATGGGTGCAAATAAACCGGATTATCATGTGAAAAATGTAAATATCGGAAGGGACTTTTCCGTGGACGCCTTTGCTGATCTAAGAATAGTCAGGGAAAATGATTTATGTCCTCGCTGCGGCTCTCCTCTCAAATTTGCTCGCGGTATCGAGGTCGGGCATGTTTTTAAACTGGGTACAAAGTACAGCAAAGCAATGAAGGCCATTTACCTCGATAAGAATGGAAAGGAACAGTACATGGTAATGGGATGCTACGGCATCGGTATCGGAAGGACTGTTGCTGCCGCCATTGAACAGAATTACGATGAAAATGGTATTATATGGCCACTACCAATAGCCCCCTACCATGTGATCATTACCCCGGTTAATGTTAATGATGAACCCATTAGGAGGGTATCGGAAGATTTGTATAAGTCCCTATCGGAAAAAGGTATTGAAGTTATTCTTGATGATAGAGATGAAAGAGCAGGTGTGAAATTTAAAGATGCAGATCTCATCGGCATCCCCCTGCGCGTGACGATTGGACATAAATCACTCGCCGAGGGGAGGATAGAAATTAAAATCAGAGCATCAGGTGAGGTTAACAGTCTGACCATTGATCGGGTAGATGAGTTTATTGTCAATTATATAAATGTAGGCGTATAA
- a CDS encoding amidophosphoribosyltransferase, protein MGGLFGVISSEDCSKALFYGTDYHSHLGTENGGMAVLGPNGFYKAIHRISQAQFKSRFYDDYKRLKGTMGIGAIDDESPQPLIVRSKFGTYAIAATGMITNKDVLTKNLLAEGMSFSEMTGGGVNTVELAAKLINSGDNLVAGIEKMQDAIEGSICVLIITSDGIYAARDKHGRFPLAIGKKGSEGEFAVAVEASSFRNLGYELMKFLGPGEITLLSPQGLRTLKPENKNKKICAFLWIYTGDPSSIYEGVSVENARERCGMAIATNDEVDADFVTGIPDSGIGHAIGYAMASGIPYRRPLVKYTPGYGRSYTPPSQDIRDLVATMKLNAIKDVINGNRMIVCDDSIVRGTQLKNYTIKKLWDSGAREIHIRPACPPLMYPCKYAFSTRSISELASRRAIRAIEGKDSEHIEDYLDHRSEKYRNMVEWIQKDLNVTSLRYLSIEDMVNAIGLPKEQLCLYCWRGH, encoded by the coding sequence ATGGGTGGTCTGTTTGGAGTAATTTCAAGTGAAGACTGTTCCAAAGCACTTTTCTACGGTACCGATTATCACTCTCATTTAGGTACAGAAAATGGAGGGATGGCTGTCCTTGGTCCTAATGGCTTTTATAAAGCCATACATAGGATCAGTCAGGCACAGTTTAAATCAAGATTTTATGATGATTATAAGAGGTTGAAGGGTACCATGGGGATTGGTGCCATTGATGACGAATCGCCCCAGCCTCTTATTGTGCGGTCAAAGTTCGGCACATACGCCATTGCCGCAACGGGCATGATTACAAATAAAGATGTCCTGACAAAAAATCTGCTCGCCGAAGGTATGTCATTCAGCGAAATGACGGGTGGTGGTGTGAACACTGTTGAACTCGCGGCAAAGCTTATCAACTCGGGAGATAATCTTGTTGCTGGTATTGAAAAGATGCAGGATGCGATAGAAGGATCCATATGTGTGCTGATCATTACGTCAGATGGTATTTATGCTGCCAGAGATAAGCATGGAAGATTTCCCTTGGCGATAGGAAAGAAAGGCTCTGAAGGGGAATTTGCGGTTGCCGTCGAAGCGAGTTCATTCAGAAATCTGGGTTATGAATTGATGAAGTTCCTTGGTCCCGGGGAGATTACGTTGCTTTCCCCACAAGGATTAAGAACCCTGAAACCGGAAAATAAAAATAAGAAGATATGTGCCTTTCTCTGGATATATACGGGAGATCCCTCATCGATATATGAAGGCGTCAGTGTTGAAAATGCCCGGGAAAGATGTGGAATGGCAATTGCGACGAATGATGAAGTCGATGCGGACTTCGTGACAGGTATTCCGGATTCTGGAATAGGTCATGCCATAGGGTATGCCATGGCTTCCGGTATTCCTTACAGGAGACCTCTTGTAAAATACACTCCGGGTTACGGCAGAAGTTATACGCCGCCATCTCAGGATATAAGGGATTTGGTTGCTACGATGAAACTCAATGCCATAAAAGACGTCATAAATGGTAATCGAATGATTGTTTGTGACGATTCGATTGTGAGGGGAACACAATTGAAAAACTATACTATCAAGAAACTATGGGATAGTGGGGCCAGGGAAATACATATCAGGCCTGCTTGTCCACCGCTTATGTACCCTTGTAAATATGCGTTTTCAACACGGTCGATTTCGGAACTTGCATCACGCAGGGCAATAAGGGCTATTGAAGGAAAAGATAGTGAGCATATTGAAGATTATCTTGACCATCGCTCAGAAAAGTACAGAAATATGGTTGAATGGATACAAAAAGACTTAAATGTCACTTCTCTGAGATACTTAAGTATTGAAGATATGGTTAATGCAATTGGCTTACCAAAGGAGCAATTGTGTCTGTATTGCTGGCGCGGCCACTAA
- the coaD gene encoding pantetheine-phosphate adenylyltransferase — translation MKKMAVYPGSFDPITNGHVDLIKRGSRIFDEIVVLIAYNPNKPTYLFSVEERMEMISEVIMSYERVRVDSYAGLLVDYVKQSGANIILRGLRAISDFEYEFQLALINRRLNNDVETVFLMTSYEWFFTSSQIIKEAASLGGSVQGLVPDIVCKKLKEKYAK, via the coding sequence ATGAAAAAAATGGCTGTGTATCCTGGTTCATTTGATCCTATTACCAACGGACATGTCGACCTTATAAAAAGGGGATCGAGAATATTTGATGAGATTGTTGTTCTTATAGCTTATAACCCGAATAAGCCAACGTATCTCTTTTCTGTTGAAGAGCGGATGGAAATGATCAGTGAAGTAATTATGAGTTATGAGAGAGTGCGAGTAGATAGTTACGCAGGACTTCTCGTTGATTATGTCAAACAGTCCGGTGCAAATATCATATTAAGAGGTTTGAGAGCAATTTCCGATTTTGAATATGAATTTCAGCTGGCCCTTATCAATCGAAGACTTAACAACGATGTGGAAACCGTATTTCTTATGACAAGTTACGAATGGTTTTTTACAAGCTCTCAAATAATCAAAGAAGCGGCCAGTTTGGGGGGATCTGTACAGGGACTGGTTCCGGATATTGTCTGTAAGAAGTTAAAAGAAAAATACGCAAAGTAA
- a CDS encoding XTP/dITP diphosphatase produces the protein MMRIILASRNEGKIREINAILEDLDIEILSLNDYKDLPDINEDGTSFFENALKKARIISELTGEMVLADDSGLEVECLGGEPGVYSSRYSGNGATDSSNIKKLLERMEGVSVEKRSASFRCVLVLYEPDGGYVSFEGSLKGIINDKPVGAGGFGYDPVFFLPELGLTVAQIPLEMKNRLSHRARAVEKFKEAYKRKSV, from the coding sequence CTGATGCGAATCATTTTAGCTTCTCGAAACGAAGGGAAAATAAGAGAAATTAACGCTATTCTTGAAGATCTGGACATAGAGATTCTTTCTCTTAATGATTATAAAGATCTTCCCGATATCAACGAAGACGGTACGTCATTCTTTGAAAACGCTCTCAAAAAAGCAAGAATAATTTCTGAACTTACGGGTGAAATGGTCCTTGCCGACGATTCAGGATTGGAAGTGGAATGTCTCGGTGGAGAACCGGGTGTTTACTCATCAAGATATTCAGGAAATGGGGCGACAGATAGCAGCAATATTAAAAAGCTTCTTGAACGTATGGAAGGAGTATCTGTCGAAAAAAGAAGCGCTTCTTTCAGATGTGTTCTTGTTCTTTATGAGCCAGATGGAGGATATGTGTCCTTTGAGGGCAGTTTGAAAGGAATAATAAATGATAAACCAGTTGGTGCCGGAGGCTTTGGTTATGATCCGGTATTTTTTCTGCCGGAACTGGGGTTAACAGTAGCGCAGATTCCGCTGGAGATGAAGAACCGACTCAGCCACAGAGCCCGGGCTGTTGAAAAATTTAAAGAAGCATACAAGAGAAAGAGTGTATAG
- the rsmD gene encoding 16S rRNA (guanine(966)-N(2))-methyltransferase RsmD, with the protein MRIIGGDAKGRHIHLPKKSKIRPTSDGIKESLFNILQEFTGKLFLDLFAGSGNVGLEALSRGAAKVVFIEKNAAMVNAIRKNIVELGFSGRYEIIAIEAARGIRQLQKRSERFDFLFADPPYEKGFISEIFQCLGEGNVVSDDGVVIIQHSIREDVHEQYPGDFILTDQRRYGDTLLTFLKIRRL; encoded by the coding sequence ATGAGAATTATTGGAGGTGATGCCAAGGGCAGACACATCCATTTACCAAAAAAAAGTAAAATAAGGCCTACCTCGGACGGGATCAAGGAATCACTTTTCAATATACTTCAAGAATTTACCGGTAAGTTATTCCTTGATCTTTTTGCAGGGAGCGGGAATGTGGGCTTGGAAGCTTTAAGCAGGGGCGCCGCAAAGGTAGTTTTTATTGAAAAAAATGCTGCTATGGTGAATGCCATAAGGAAAAACATTGTGGAATTAGGCTTCAGCGGCAGGTACGAAATTATAGCAATTGAGGCCGCAAGGGGTATAAGGCAACTGCAAAAAAGAAGCGAAAGATTTGATTTCTTATTTGCTGACCCACCGTATGAAAAAGGGTTTATCAGTGAGATTTTCCAATGTCTTGGTGAAGGGAATGTGGTTTCCGACGACGGAGTTGTAATAATCCAGCATTCAATAAGAGAAGATGTGCATGAACAGTATCCGGGTGATTTTATATTGACAGATCAGAGAAGATATGGCGATACGCTTCTTACTTTTTTAAAAATAAGAAGGCTATAA
- a CDS encoding bifunctional (p)ppGpp synthetase/guanosine-3',5'-bis(diphosphate) 3'-pyrophosphohydrolase, protein MLRIIDILDKTQSYLSPEEQEIIEKAYIFSASVHQGQVRLSGEPYLTHPVEVAGILADMKLDAATIVTGILHDTVEDTLATLKQIKEAFGKEIEFLVEGLTKISRITYGSMVEHQAENFRKMILAMSSDIRILLVRLADRTHNMRTLEFQPPEKQKFIAEETLELYAPLANRLGINWIRIELEDLAFRFLNPEAYYELDSRLAKKEEERERYTKEVKNIIQTEIDRFGLKGDVEGRAKHLYSIYRKMEEQRLDFDDIYDLIAFRIILDTDRESECYEALSVVHSLWKPVPGRFKDYIAMPKANNYRALHTTVIGPYGERVEIQIRNRIMHEWAEGGIAAHWRYKEGRSFISDEDDQIKKLRDLLEVQQELKNPREFMSNLKMALFPDEVYIFTPKGDVNSFPKGATPIDFAYSIHTDVGHQCIGAKVNRNIVPLKYEMQNGDTVEILTQTGHHPSKDWLKYAVTSRAISKIRNWVKTEERKKSVSLGKDLLEKEFKKHHLKFSQIVKSEEIKKIYTEYSVNTIEDLMAIIGYGKVSAKRIVNQFLPEEEVKTDATTLIKEKKKGGASASVGISLTGIEDIMVRFARCCNPIPGDDILGYISRGRGVTVHTVNCSFVEGLDMERIVDVSWNIKEKQTYPVNMRVVCRDKKGLLAEVSTVISSLDINISHAEVDTRLADMQAILSFKVDVSDLQQFNQVLFAIKKLKSVISVERLRKS, encoded by the coding sequence GTGCTGCGTATTATAGACATACTCGATAAAACCCAATCCTATTTATCTCCGGAAGAACAGGAGATAATAGAAAAGGCGTACATCTTCTCAGCATCTGTGCATCAGGGGCAGGTACGCCTGTCAGGAGAGCCTTATCTCACCCATCCCGTGGAAGTGGCAGGAATACTGGCTGATATGAAACTCGATGCGGCTACCATTGTAACAGGCATCCTCCATGATACGGTAGAGGACACGCTGGCTACACTTAAGCAGATAAAGGAGGCATTCGGTAAAGAAATCGAATTCCTGGTTGAGGGATTAACAAAGATAAGTAGAATCACCTATGGGAGCATGGTTGAGCATCAGGCGGAAAATTTCAGGAAGATGATTCTGGCAATGTCTTCCGATATCCGGATACTTCTGGTGAGACTGGCTGACAGAACGCATAATATGAGGACTCTTGAATTTCAACCTCCGGAAAAACAGAAATTTATCGCTGAAGAAACCCTTGAATTGTATGCTCCTTTAGCGAACCGTCTTGGAATTAACTGGATAAGAATAGAATTGGAAGATCTGGCTTTCCGTTTTCTCAATCCTGAAGCTTATTATGAGCTGGACAGCCGTCTTGCAAAGAAGGAAGAGGAAAGAGAACGATATACCAAAGAAGTGAAAAATATCATCCAAACGGAGATCGATAGATTTGGACTGAAAGGTGATGTTGAAGGGAGAGCGAAGCATTTATATAGCATATACAGAAAGATGGAGGAACAGCGTTTAGACTTCGATGACATATACGACCTGATTGCCTTCAGAATCATCCTTGATACAGATAGGGAAAGTGAATGCTATGAAGCTCTCAGCGTTGTCCATTCTCTCTGGAAGCCGGTACCTGGACGTTTTAAAGACTATATTGCCATGCCGAAGGCAAATAACTATCGTGCATTGCACACGACTGTAATCGGCCCCTATGGTGAAAGGGTGGAAATTCAGATACGAAACAGGATTATGCATGAATGGGCAGAGGGAGGTATCGCCGCACACTGGCGGTATAAAGAGGGGCGATCGTTTATTAGCGATGAAGATGATCAAATAAAAAAGTTAAGAGATTTGCTGGAAGTTCAACAGGAACTTAAAAATCCCCGGGAGTTCATGTCTAATCTGAAAATGGCCCTTTTCCCGGATGAGGTATATATATTCACACCGAAAGGTGATGTAAACTCCTTTCCCAAAGGAGCAACTCCTATTGATTTTGCATACAGTATTCACACTGATGTGGGACACCAGTGTATTGGAGCGAAGGTCAACAGAAACATAGTGCCTCTCAAGTATGAAATGCAGAATGGTGATACTGTCGAGATTTTAACACAGACGGGACACCACCCCAGTAAGGATTGGTTGAAATATGCAGTAACATCGAGAGCAATATCGAAAATCAGAAACTGGGTTAAAACGGAAGAAAGAAAAAAGAGTGTCTCTCTTGGCAAGGATCTCCTGGAGAAAGAATTCAAAAAGCATCACCTTAAATTCAGTCAAATTGTCAAGTCCGAAGAAATCAAGAAAATTTACACAGAATATTCGGTAAATACAATTGAAGACTTGATGGCAATTATCGGTTATGGGAAGGTATCGGCAAAGCGGATTGTTAATCAATTTCTGCCCGAAGAGGAAGTAAAGACTGACGCGACAACCCTTATAAAGGAGAAAAAGAAGGGGGGTGCATCCGCATCCGTAGGCATTTCCTTAACGGGGATTGAGGATATTATGGTCAGATTTGCAAGATGCTGTAATCCAATTCCAGGAGACGATATTTTGGGGTATATCTCACGGGGAAGAGGAGTTACCGTTCATACGGTCAATTGCTCGTTTGTTGAAGGCCTGGATATGGAAAGAATCGTAGATGTATCGTGGAATATCAAAGAAAAGCAGACGTACCCGGTGAATATGAGGGTTGTATGCCGGGATAAGAAGGGCCTGCTCGCTGAAGTCAGTACGGTAATATCGTCTTTGGATATTAACATCAGTCACGCTGAAGTTGATACGAGGCTGGCAGACATGCAGGCAATATTAAGCTTTAAAGTGGATGTAAGTGATCTACAACAGTTCAACCAGGTATTATTTGCGATCAAAAAACTCAAAAGCGTCATTTCGGTTGAGAGGCTCAGAAAATCATAG
- a CDS encoding N-acetylmuramoyl-L-alanine amidase: MKIKPNVYSLTENTYLLYETHTKKTNSMKGIISIGMKLWVVRIFLILLIVIVLPLYSAVAQQPQNKHLVIIDPAHGGTDFGVKISDKEYEKKLTLAISLLIKKELDKSGNIRIQLTRSSDEDVSLSEKKKKIVALKSELIVSIHVNAGFGKNSTGYELYFPGFKTASAEKSDSKEILKDMARNKYLNESVRLAQLIQKNMDSVFPKKSRGLRDAPIAILEGLSLPAVIVEIGFATNPEDRKKIVDGNIQNEIALALSKSIKDYF; the protein is encoded by the coding sequence TTGAAAATAAAGCCTAACGTTTATTCATTGACAGAAAATACATATTTGCTGTATGAAACGCACACCAAAAAAACAAATAGCATGAAAGGGATAATATCAATTGGGATGAAGCTTTGGGTAGTGAGAATTTTTCTAATATTATTAATTGTGATTGTTCTTCCGCTTTACAGCGCGGTAGCCCAGCAACCTCAGAATAAACATCTGGTAATAATAGACCCTGCACATGGTGGAACGGATTTTGGTGTTAAAATATCTGATAAGGAATATGAAAAAAAGTTAACCCTTGCCATATCGTTATTAATAAAAAAAGAATTGGATAAATCTGGAAACATTCGAATACAACTGACAAGATCATCCGATGAGGATGTATCATTATCTGAAAAGAAGAAGAAAATAGTGGCATTGAAATCAGAGTTGATTGTGAGCATTCATGTTAATGCGGGTTTCGGTAAAAATTCAACTGGATACGAATTGTATTTTCCTGGATTTAAGACAGCTTCAGCAGAAAAAAGTGATTCAAAGGAAATTCTCAAGGATATGGCAAGAAACAAATATCTGAATGAATCTGTAAGGTTAGCACAATTGATACAGAAAAACATGGATAGTGTCTTTCCGAAAAAAAGTAGAGGTCTCCGGGATGCGCCCATAGCTATCCTTGAGGGCTTATCACTACCGGCAGTTATCGTAGAAATAGGTTTTGCCACGAATCCGGAAGATAGAAAAAAGATTGTAGATGGAAATATTCAAAATGAGATTGCGCTTGCGTTAAGCAAAAGCATAAAAGACTACTTTTAA